The following proteins come from a genomic window of Flavobacteriaceae bacterium MAR_2010_188:
- a CDS encoding two component transcriptional regulator, LuxR family: protein MNICIFEDNKHLRESLQFLIDLTPEFHCEGAFPNCKNLLKNLSETDCDICLMDIEMPGISGIEATKIIKDNFPEIHVLIQTVFSDDDSIFRAICAGASGYILKTSSPTEYIEALKDAQNGGAPMTPSIARRVLQLFKMNLLPSTPLDYSLTEKEKLVLLQLTLGNSYKMIAEELDVSVETVKTHMKNIYAKLHVHSSTEAVAKALQERLL from the coding sequence ATGAACATCTGCATTTTTGAAGACAACAAACATTTGCGCGAAAGCTTGCAATTTTTGATTGATTTGACCCCAGAATTTCATTGTGAGGGTGCGTTCCCTAATTGCAAAAATCTTCTCAAAAATTTATCGGAAACGGACTGCGATATTTGTTTGATGGATATTGAAATGCCTGGTATTTCGGGTATTGAGGCCACAAAGATCATCAAGGACAACTTCCCGGAAATTCATGTGCTCATTCAAACCGTTTTTTCTGATGATGATTCCATATTTAGAGCTATCTGTGCTGGTGCATCAGGATATATTTTAAAAACAAGTTCACCCACAGAATATATAGAAGCATTGAAAGACGCCCAAAACGGTGGCGCACCCATGACGCCTTCCATTGCTCGTCGGGTATTACAATTATTTAAAATGAACCTACTGCCTTCCACTCCATTGGATTACAGTTTGACTGAAAAAGAAAAGTTGGTCTTGCTACAATTGACTTTAGGCAACAGCTATAAAATGATTGCTGAAGAATTGGATGTTTCTGTAGAAACTGTCAAAACACACATGAAAAATATCTACGCCAAGCTTCACGTGCATTCGAGTACCGAGGCGGTTGCAAAAGCCCTTCAGGAACGACTTTTATAA